From the Lampris incognitus isolate fLamInc1 chromosome 10, fLamInc1.hap2, whole genome shotgun sequence genome, one window contains:
- the rcn3 gene encoding reticulocalbin-3 isoform X2: MLLRSLGSFFVLVGMAFGVPAQEKRIHHHGDLSDHAHDDARGFQYDHEAFLGKEEAKTFDQLTPEESKDRLAKIVDRIDTNKDGYVSHGELHYWIKHRQRRYIEENVNKHWNEYDKNNDGKISWEEYKNTTYGYYLDEEFDDVDDKATYKAMLTRDDKRFKAADREGDGVATREEFTAFLHPEEFDHMRDIVVQETVNDIDRNGDGKIDLNEYIGDMFTPENGESEPEWVQTEKKHFTEVRDANKDGYLDAGEVAHWILPGEVDHADNEAKHLIHDTDTDKDNRLSLSEILDKADDIKTSTITDFGGMVVDEHDEL; this comes from the exons ATGCTGCTGAGGTCACTAGGATCATTCTTCGTCCTTGTGGGGATGGCCTTTGGTGTTCCTGCTCAGGAGAAGCGCATTCATCACCATGGTGACCTGAGTGACCACGCCCATGACGATGCCCGCGGTTTCCAGTATGACCATGAGGCCTTTCTGGGCAAGGAAGAGGCCAAAACCTTTGACCAGCTCACCCCTGAGGAGAGCAAAGACAGACTGGC GAAGATTGTGGACCGCATCGACACGAACAAGGATGGTTACGTGAGCCATGGGGAGCTGCACTACTGGATCAAGCACCGCCAGAGGAGGTACATTGAGGAGAACGTGAACAAGCACTGGAACGAGTACGACAAGAACAATGATGGCAAGATAAGCTGGGAGGAGTACAAGAACACCACCTATGGCTACTATCTGG ATGAAGAGTTCGATGACGTGGATGACAAGGCCACCTATAAGGCCATGCTGACCCGTGACGACAAGCGCTTCAAGGCGGCTGATCGTGAAGGCGATGGTGTTGCCACGCGTGAGGAGTTCACCGCCTTCCTTCATCCTGAGGAGTTTGACCACATGAGGGACATTGTTGTGCAG GAAACGGTCAATGACATTGACAGGAACGGAGATGGAAAGATTGACTTGAATGAATACATTG GGGACATGTTCACACCAGAGAATGGGGAGAGTGAACCTGAGTGGGTCCAGACAGAGAAGAAACACTTCACAGAGGTCAGAGACGCCAACAAG GATGGTTACCTGGATGCTGGCGAGGTCGCCCACTGGATCCTACCAGGAGAGGTGGACCATGCAGACAATGAAGCCAAACATTTGATccatgacacagacacagacaag GACAaccgtctttctctgtctgagatcCTGGACAAGGCAGACGACATTAAGACCAGTACCATAACTGACTTTGGAGGCATGGTGGTAGATGAGCACGATGAGCTGTGA
- the rcn3 gene encoding reticulocalbin-3 isoform X1: protein MLLRSLGSFFVLVGMAFGVPAQEKRIHHHGDLSDHAHDDARGFQYDHEAFLGKEEAKTFDQLTPEESKDRLAKIVDRIDTNKDGYVSHGELHYWIKHRQRRYIEENVNKHWNEYDKNNDGKISWEEYKNTTYGYYLDEEFDDVDDKATYKAMLTRDDKRFKAADREGDGVATREEFTAFLHPEEFDHMRDIVVQETVNDIDRNGDGKIDLNEYIGDMFTPENGESEPEWVQTEKKHFTEVRDANKDGYLDAGEVAHWILPGEVDHADNEAKHLIHDTDTDKDDKITKKEILANWNMFVGSQATNYGEDLTKRHDEL, encoded by the exons ATGCTGCTGAGGTCACTAGGATCATTCTTCGTCCTTGTGGGGATGGCCTTTGGTGTTCCTGCTCAGGAGAAGCGCATTCATCACCATGGTGACCTGAGTGACCACGCCCATGACGATGCCCGCGGTTTCCAGTATGACCATGAGGCCTTTCTGGGCAAGGAAGAGGCCAAAACCTTTGACCAGCTCACCCCTGAGGAGAGCAAAGACAGACTGGC GAAGATTGTGGACCGCATCGACACGAACAAGGATGGTTACGTGAGCCATGGGGAGCTGCACTACTGGATCAAGCACCGCCAGAGGAGGTACATTGAGGAGAACGTGAACAAGCACTGGAACGAGTACGACAAGAACAATGATGGCAAGATAAGCTGGGAGGAGTACAAGAACACCACCTATGGCTACTATCTGG ATGAAGAGTTCGATGACGTGGATGACAAGGCCACCTATAAGGCCATGCTGACCCGTGACGACAAGCGCTTCAAGGCGGCTGATCGTGAAGGCGATGGTGTTGCCACGCGTGAGGAGTTCACCGCCTTCCTTCATCCTGAGGAGTTTGACCACATGAGGGACATTGTTGTGCAG GAAACGGTCAATGACATTGACAGGAACGGAGATGGAAAGATTGACTTGAATGAATACATTG GGGACATGTTCACACCAGAGAATGGGGAGAGTGAACCTGAGTGGGTCCAGACAGAGAAGAAACACTTCACAGAGGTCAGAGACGCCAACAAG GATGGTTACCTGGATGCTGGCGAGGTCGCCCACTGGATCCTACCAGGAGAGGTGGACCATGCAGACAATGAAGCCAAACATTTGATccatgacacagacacagacaag GACGACAAAATTACCAAGAAGGAGATTCTGGCCAATTGGAACATGTTTGTTGGGAGCCAGGCCACCAATTACGGGGAGGATCTAACTAAGAGACACGACGAACTTTGA